The following are encoded in a window of Platichthys flesus chromosome 11, fPlaFle2.1, whole genome shotgun sequence genomic DNA:
- the setdb1b gene encoding histone-lysine N-methyltransferase SETDB1-B, with product MESDERMEVEGWDPSLEEELGVSLDELKKWIEETVEQSEIVRKKKAELTELTDWVEQKEKEGAITEVLLKDTSKSLLECEKLVKATYQKNGLVYRENSSDDEGSGGGVLSSEVIEIDDDDDDDVIAVGCLVPPKNSGTPGKDAVLKEVSAALQKTSQQVQKLVQMVNKPSSGVSLLRPPGQLSSQSGIQSAVPAVFVSQVPSQSITQPNPNVTEGELLVGMTILGKKRTKTWHRGALVAINPVGNSIFKYKVKFDKGKSLLSGNHVAFEYNPTLESLYVGARVVAKYKDGNLVWLYAGIVAEMPNNKNRMRFLIFFDDGYASYVKLTELYPVCRPLKRTWEDIEDASCRDFIEEYITAYPSRPMVLLKVNQIIKTEWEGTWWKSKVEDVDGSLVKILFLDDKRSEWIYRGSTRLEPMFNLKMTTANTQEKKLAGQQRTRPNMGALRSKGPVVQYTSDGHVGASPVKAPPATMSPPSPAPQLQQRPQLQQPQQTQLTQQTQQIRQIQQIQQIQPIQQIQPIQQIQPIQQIQPIQQIQQIQQIQQIRPIQQIRPIQPTLQSPHPAQSPRVDNKHQMAKKSTSPFVPGVGGTHASKVMQSLSQSPSNLPAGRILIAPNTPTATFAQAFQRQVLSVTPVHPHMIHAVTSIPQHPSYRAPTDRIFYMAHTCQPACLNRVRPTKPDLHSGKNPLLMPLLYDFRRMTGRRKVNRKMSFHVIYKAPCGLCLRNMGEIQHYLFQTNCDFIFLEMFCLDPYVLVDRPFQPQRPFYYIPDITGGREDIPLSCVNEIDSTPPPKVDYSKERIPEDGVFINASADFLVGCDCTDGCRDKSKCSCHQLTLQATGCTPGGQINTNAGFLHKRLEECLPTGIYECNKRCKCCASMCTNRLVQHGLQVRLQLFKTQNKGWGIRCLDDVAKGSFVCIYAGKILTDDFADREGLEMGDEYFANLDHIESVENFKEGYESEAHCSDSEGSGVDVSRIKIQPSALASSNPVAPGKGESKSSAKSPSTSGESNEEDEKDSKSEDESDSSDDTFVKDNYFSSSSVWRSYTTRGQVKGNKDGSQDSKDELSASVKGTDEQQPPSMPEETGKSKVASWLTSQEATKKESGDNKSQVKPEAGKKQDVMTLSDSDDVQTISSGSEDNKEREKVTPGVVKKQVAVKSTRGIALKTGHGMMVKTGPPGGGGGSGGQAGKTGQQGPPGGGGDNSHRNTRLFFDGEESCYIIDAKLEGNLGRYLNHSCSPNLFVQNVFVDTHDLRFPWVAFFASKRIRAGTELTWDYNYEVGSVEGKVLLCCCGSTECRGRLL from the exons ATGGAAAGCGACGAGAG gatggaggtggagggatgggacCCCAGTCTGGAGGAAGAACTGGGCGTTTCTCTGGATGAGCTGAAGAAGTGGATTGAAGAGACTGTGGAGCAGAGCGAGATCGTGCGGAAGAAAAAGGCTGAGCTGACGGAGCTGACGGATTGGGTGgagcaaaaagagaaagagggggcAATAACGGAGGTACTTCTCAAAGACACCAGCAA GTCCCTATTGGAGTGTGAGAAGCTGGTGAAGGCGACCTACCAAAAGAATGGTCTCGTTTACAGAGAAAACAGCTCAGACGATGAGGGTAGTGGAGGAGGGGTGTTGTCCTCTGAGGTCATTGAAAtagatgatgacgatgatgatgatgtcattgctGTTGGCTGTT TGGTTCCCCCAAAGAATTCTGGGACTCCTGGCAAAGATGCGGTG ttaAAAGAGGTGTCTGCAGCTTTGCAGAAAACATCTCAGCAGGTGCAGAAGCTGGTCCAAATGGTTAACAAGCCTTCATCAGGTGTTTCTTTGCTGCGACCTCCAGGACAGCTTTCATCCCAATCAG GTATTCAGAGTGCGGTGCCAGCAGTGTTTGTATCACAGGTCCCATCTCAGTCCATAACCCAGCCTAACCCAAACGTTACAGAGGGTGAGCTTCTCGTCGGGATGACCATTCTGGGAAAAAAACGCACCAAGACGTGGCACAGAGGCGCCCTCGTCGCTATCAACCCTGTTG GAAACAGTATATTCAAGTATAAAGTGAAGTTTGATAAAGGAAAGAGTCTGCTGTCTGGAAATCATGTGGCTTTTGAATATAACCCCACACTGGAGAGTTTGTATGTCGGAGCTCGTGTAGTCGCCAAGTACAAGGACGGCAACCTGGTGTGGCTCTATGCTGGAATCGTAGCAGAGATGCCCAACAATAAGAACCGCATGAG GTTTTTGATATTCTTTGATGATGGCTATGCTTCATATGTGAAGCTAACTGAGCTCTACCCTGTCTGTCGACCAT TGAAGCGTACTTGGGAAGACATAGAGGATGCATCGTGTCGAGACTTCATCGAGGAGTACATCACTGCTTATCCCAGCAGACCGATGGTGCTGTTAAAGGTCAACCAGATCATCAAGACAGAGTGGGAGGGAACCTGGTGGAAGAGCAAGGTGGAGGACGTTGATGGCAGCTTGGTCAAGATCCTCTTCTTG GATGATAAGAGAAGTGAGTGGATCTATAGAGGGTCCACCAGGTTGGAGCCCATGTTCAACCTGAAGATGACCACAGCCAACACTCAGGAGAAGAAGCTGGCAGGCCAGCAGAGGACACGACCCAACATGG GAGCGTTGAGGAGCAAAGGCCCAGTGGTTCAATACACCAGTGACGGACATGTTGGAGCCTCTCCAGTCAAAGCTCCACCTGCCACAATGAGTCCACCTTCACCGGCACCACAACTTCAACAGCGTCCACAACTGCAACAGCCCCAGCAAACCCAACTAACCCAACAAACCCAACAAATACGACAAATTCAACAGATCCAACAAATTCAACCCATCCAACAAATACAACCAATTCAACAAATACAACCAATTCAACAAATACAACCAAttcaacaaatacaacaaatacaacaaatacaacaaatccGACCAATCCAACAAATCCGACCAATCCAACCAACCCTTCAGTCCCCACATCCTGCACAGTCTCCACGTGTCGA CAATAAACATCAGATGGCAAAGAAGAGCACTTCCCCGTTTGTGCCTGGGGTGGGAGGAACACATGCCTCCAAAGTCATGCAGTCACTTTCCCAGAGTCCCAGCAACCTGCCTGC TGGAAGAATATTGATTGCTCCAAATACTCCTACAGCCACGTTCGCACAAGCGTTTCAGAGACAGGTGCTGTCGGTCACTCCCGTCCACCCTCATATGATTCATGCGGTGACCAGCATCCCACAGCATCCCTCGTACCGTGCCCCGACGGACCGCATCTTCTACATGGCTCACACGTGTCAGCCTGCCTGTCTGAATCGAGTCCGGCCGACGAAACCTGACCTGCACAGTGGAAAGAACCCCCTCCTCATGCCTCTGTTGTACGATTTCAGACGCATGACAGGACGACGTAAAGTCAACCGCAAG ATGTCCTTCCATGTGATCTATAAGGCTCCGTGTGGGCTTTGCCTGCGTAACATGGGAGAGATCCAACATTACCTCTTCCAGACAAACTGTGACTTCATCTTCCTAGAGATGTTCTGTCTAGACCCCTACGTGCTCGTGGACCGTCCTTTCCAGCCACAGAGGCCGTTCTATTACATTCCAGACATCACAGGCGGAAGGGAGGACATCCCGCTGTCCTGCGTCAATGAGATCGATTCCACTCCGCCACCTAAAGTAGACTACA GTAAAGAACGTATTCCTGAAGATGGAGTATTTATCAACGCCAGTGCAGACTTCCTGGTTGGGTGTGATTGCACTGACGGCTGTCGAGACAA ATCCAAATGCTCCTGCCACCAGCTGACCCTTCAGGCCACAGGTTGTACACCAGGCGGGCAGATCAACACAAATGCCGGATTTTTGCACAAACGATTAGAGGAGTGCCTTCCCACAGG GATCTACGAGTGTAATAAGCGGTGCAAGTGTTGTGCTTCGATGTGCACTAACCGGCTTGTTCAGCACGGCCTGCAGGTGCGTCTCCAGCTCTTCAAGACCCAGAACAAAGGCTGGGGCATCCGATGTCTGGACGATGTGGCCAAGGGCTCTTTTGTCTGCATCTATGCTG GTAAAATCCTGACAGACGACTTTGCCGACAGAGAGGGCCTAGAAATGGGTGACGAGTATTTTGCCAATCTGGATCATATAGAGAGTGTGGAAAACTTCAAGGAGGGCTATGAGAGCGAGGCTCATTGTTCGGACAGCGAGGGAAGCGGTGTGGACGTTTCCAGGATAAAAATCCAACCATCTGCTTTAGCATCGTCTAACCCTGTGGCGCCCGGGAAGGGAGAGTCCAAATCCTCAG CCAAAAGCCCGAGCACATCAGGAGAAAGCAATGAAGAAGATGAGAAAGACTCCAAGAGCGAAGATGAAAGTGACAGTTCGGACGACACGTTTGTAAAGGACAACTacttcagctccagctccgtGTGGAGGAGTTACACAACACGTGGTCAGGTCAAGGGCAACAAGGATG GGAGTCAAGACAGTAAAGATGAACTGAGTGCGTCAGTCAAGGGAACCGATGAGCAGCAGCCACCGTCCATGCCCGAGGAGACAGGGAAAAGCAAAGTAGCTTCCTGGCTGACGAGCCAGGAAGCTACTAAAAAG GAATCCGGAGACAACAAGAG TCAAGTGAAGCCAGAGGCGGGGAAGAAGCAGGACGTGATGACTCTCTCAGACAGCGATGATGTGCAGACCATCAGCTCTGGATCTGAAgacaacaaagagagagagaaagtaacTCCAG GTGTGGTCAAGAAGCAGGTGGCAGTTAAATCCACCCGTGGCATCGCCCTGAAGACCGGCCACGGTATGATGGTGAAAACAGGTCCacctggaggagggggaggctcAGGGGGTCAGGCAGGAAAGACAGGGCAGCAGGGACCGCCTGGCGGAGGCGGGGACAACTCTCACAGAAACACGCGCCTGTTCTTCGATGGTGAGGAGTCGTGCTACATCATTGATGCCAAGCTGGAGGGAAACCTCGGGCGATACCTCAAC CACAGCTGTAGTCCAAACCTCTTTGTCCAGAACGTGTTTGTGGACACACATGATTTGCGATTCCCGTGGGTGGCGTTCTTTGCCAGCAA GCGGATCCGGGCCGGGACAGAACTGACCTGGGATTACAACTACGAGGTTGGCAGTGTGGAGGGTAaagttctgctctgctgctgtggatccACTGAGTGCCGAGGGAGGTTGCTTTAA
- the LOC133965600 gene encoding cytochrome P450 11B, mitochondrial, translating into MRSMSIRVPGTRWSRHAFFGVTPQKALSTSATETVVEGKLEGGKGAQAAGVRKGGVDGRVRSFQEIPHTGKNGWLNLVKFWRQDYFGQLHKHMERTFNTLGPIYREHVGTHKSVNIMMPSDISELFRSEGLHPQRMTLQPWATHRETRQLSKGVFLKNGEEWRADRLLLNKEVMMGSAVKRFLPLLDEVASDFSRMLQARVEREGRGKKGKRSLTIDPSPDLFRFALEASCHVLYGERIGLFSSSPSLESQKFIWAVEQMLATTPPLLYLPHRLLLRIGAPQWTQHATAWDHIFSHAEARIQRVYQRMSSSQGRGAEAWAAGGQYTGVLSQLMEKGQLSLDLIKANITELMAGGVDTTAVPLQFTLFELGRNPEVQESVRQQVRTSWAEAGGDPQKALQGAPLLKGTIKEILRLYPVGITVQRMPIKDIVLQNYHIPAGTMVHACLYPLGRSSDVFENPQSFQPGRWSNSREEGQRAEGSGFRSLAFGFGARQCVGRRIAENEMQLLIMHILLSFHIGVSTSEDIKTTYTLILQPETPPRITFSKL; encoded by the exons ATGAGGAGCATGTCCATCCGAGTGCCGGGCACCCGATGGTCCAGACATGCGTTCTTTGGTGTTACACCACAGAAGGCGCTGTCTACGAGTGCGACCGAGACGGTGGTGGAGGGAAAGttagagggaggaaaaggagcCCAGGCAGCAGGGGTTAGAAAGGGAGGGGTGGATGGACGGGTGAGGAGCTTCCAGGAGATCCCTCACACAGGGAAGAATGGCTGGTTGAACCTGGTGAAGTTCTGGAGACAAGATTATTTCGGTCAGCTCCACAAACACATGGAGAGGACCTTCAACACACTCGGGCCCATCTACAG ggagcATGTTGGCACACACAAGAGTGTGAACATCATGATGCCGTCAGACATCTCGGAGCTGTTTCGCTCCGAGGGCCTGCACCCCCAACGGATGACCCTGCAGCCGTGGGCCACACATCGTGAGACGCGCCAGCTCAGCAAGGGGGTCTTCCTCAA GAATGGCGAGGAGTGGAGAGCTGACCGTCTCCTGCTCAACAAGGAGGTGATGATGGGCTCGGCCGTGAAGcgcttcctccctctccttgaCGAGGTGGCGAGCGATTTCAGTCGGATGCTGCAGGCGAgagtggagagggaggggagaggaaagaagggGAAACGCAGTCTGACCATTGATCCGAGCCCTGATCTCTTCCGCTTCGCGCTGGAAG CAAGTTGCCATGTGCTGTACGGCGAGCGTATCGGCCTCTTCTCCTCATCGCCCTCCCTGGAGTCTCAAAAGTTCATCTGGGCCGTGGAGCAAATGCTGGCgaccactcctcctctcctctacctgcCCCATCGCCTCCTGCTCCGCATTGGCGCTCCCCAGTGGACCCAGCACGCCACTGCATGGGACCACATCTTCAGTCATG CGGAAGCCAGGATCCAGCGGGTGTACCAGCGCATGTCCTCCTCCCAGGGTCGAGGGGCTGAAGCTTGGGCAGCTGGAGGCCAGTACACCGGGGTTCTGAGCCAGCTCATGGAGAAAGGGCAGCTATCTTTGGACCTCATCAAAGCCAACATCACTGAGCTGATGGCTGGAGGGGTTgacacg ACAGCAGTGCCCCTGCAGTTTACTCTGTTTGAGCTCGGCCGTAACCCAGAGGTGCAGGAGAGTGTGAGGCAGCAGGTGAGAACATCATGGGCTGAGGCTGGTGGGGACCCTCAGAAAGCCCTGCAGGGGGCGCCACTGCTGAAGGGCACAATCAAGGAGATTCTCAG GTTATATCCAGTGGGAATCACAGTGCAGCGGATGCCAATCAAAGATATTGTTCTTCAGAATTACCACATACCTGCTGGG ACCATGGTCCACGCCTGTCTCTATCCTCTGGGAAGAAGCTCGGATGTGTTTGAGAATCCACAAAGCTTCCAGCCCGGCAGGTGGAgcaacagcagagaggagggacagagagcaGAAGGGTCAGGGTTCCGCTCCCTGGCGTTTGGGTTCGGTGCCAGACAGTGTGTAGGGAGGAGGATTGCTGAGAACGAGATGCAGCTCCTGATTATGCAT aTCCTGCTGAGCTTCCACATCGGCGTGTCAACTTCAGAGGACATCAAAACCACATACACCCTCATCCTCCAGCCAGAGACCCCACCAAGGATCACTTTTAGcaagctctga
- the clk2b gene encoding dual specificity protein kinase CLK2b: MMGKTELYSLYKGFLDCICLCLSRSSSEAEVDSERDTENGHLIYKSGDILEDRYEIVDTLGEGTFGKVVQCLDYNRGGSQIALKIIKNQEKYREAANLEINVLEKIIEKDPLNKRHCVQMLDWFNYYGHVCISFELLSLSTFDFLKANSFLPYPINQIRHMAHQICHAVSFLHDNNLTHTDLKPENILFVNSEFSLIYNAEKKCNERRINDTTVRLVDFGSATFDHEHHSAVISTRHYRAPEVILELGWSQPCDVWSIGCILFEFYEGFTLFQTHDNKEHLAMMERIQGPIPQRMIQGSRKQKYFNRGRLDWNEGSQVGRYVNAKCKPLRKYLLSRGVEHQQFFNLLETMLEYEPAKRTSLCSAGRHPFLLPLTEPGRSRVWRNSLDLSR; encoded by the exons ATGATGGGAAAGACCGAGCTGTACTCTCTGTATAAGGGTTTCCTGGACTGTATttgcctctgcctctct CGGAGCAGCTCCGAGGCCGAGGTCGACAGCGAGAGGGACACTGAGAACGGTCACCTGATCTACAAGAGCGGGGACATCCTGGAAGACAGAT ATGAGATAGTCGACACCTTGGGAGAAGGGACTTTTGGGAAAGTCGTACAGTGTTTGGACTACAACAG GGGAGGAAGTCAAATTGCTCTAAAGATCATTAAGAACCAGGAGAAATACAGGGAAGCAGCCAACCTGGAGATCAATGTGCTGGAGAAGATCATCGAGAAAGATCCGCTCAACAAAAG ACACTGTGTGCAGATGCTGGACTGGTTTAACTACTACGGCCACGTGTGCATCTCCTTCGAGCTGCTCTCTCTCAGCACGTTTGACTTCTTGAAAGCAAACAGCTTCCTGCCTTATCCCATTAACCAGATCCGACACATGGCCCACCAGATCTGCCACGCTGTCAGCT TTCTCCATGACAACAATCTGACTCACACCGACCTGAAGCCCGAGAACATCCTCTTTGTCAACTCGGAGTTCTCCCTCATCTACAACGCTGAGAAG AAGTGCAACGAGAGGAGAATCAACGACACCACGGTGCGGCTCGTGGACTTCGGCAGCGCCACCTTTGACCACGAGCACCACTCTGCCGTCATCTCCACACGTCACTACCGAGCTCCGGAGGTCATCCTGG AGCTCGGCTGGAGTCAACCGTGTGACGTGTGGAGCATCGGCTGCATCCTGTTCGAGTTCTACGAAGGCTTCACGCTGTTCCAG acaCATGACAATAAGGAGCATCTCGCCATGATGGAGAGAATACAGGGACCAATACCCCAGAGGATGATCCAAGGGAGCAG GAAGCAGAAGTACTTCAACCGAGGGCGTCTGGACTGGAACGAGGGCTCACAGGTCGGACGCTACGTGAACGCCAAGTGCAAACCACTGAGG AAGTACTTGTTGTCACGTGGAGTCGAGCACCAGCAGTTTTTCAATCTGCTGGAGACGATGCTGGAGTACGAGCCCGCAAAACGCACTTCTCTCTGTTCCGCCGGGCGCCACCCCTTCCTCCTGCCCCTCACTGAGCCGGGACGGAGCCGGGTCTGGAGAAACAGCCTGGACCTGAGCAGATGA
- the LOC133965601 gene encoding complexin-3-like, giving the protein MNSLLRVKKSLRTPIRKVTSCVSGVKQEKLCAKPRDRRGRGGGGGRRGCRRSGKTPPLRTAPPKDHTVICSYQANLEKERQQREALNAQKNAERAALRNHYRRKYQLSKSPKDVSHLRSVGGKVSLPRGLSKIIYPETKAKDDGFNLLSAFQGLSFNTVRLRGRKHSKASTPTSTTGDSCNVM; this is encoded by the exons ATGAATTCTCTGTTGAGAGTGAAGAAGTCACTGAGGACGCCCATCAGGAAGGTGACCAGCTGTGTGTCGGGGGTGAAGCAAGAGAAGTTGTGTGCCAAACCAAGGGacaggaggggaagagggggtgggggaggcAGACGAGGGTGCAGGAGGTCGGGTAAGACCCCCCCACTCCGAACTGCACCTCCCAAAGACCACACAGTCATCTGCTCGTACCAGGCCAACCTGGAGAAGGAGAGGCAA CAGCGGGAGGCGCTGAACGCTCAGAAGAACGCAGAGAGAGCCGCTTTGAGGAATCACTACAGGAGAAAATACCAGCTGTCCAAG AGCCCGAAGGACGTGAGCCACCTGAGGTCTGTGGGAGGGAAAGTGTCGCTCCCCCGCGGGCTGTCGAAGATCATTTATCCTGAAACCAAAGCCAAGGATGACGGCTTCAACCTGCTGAGCGCCTTTCAAGGCCTCAGTTTCAACACAGTGCGGCTCAGAGGGAGGAAGCACAGCAAGGCGTCCACTCCTACATCAACCACTGGGGACTCCTGTAATGTCATGTGA
- the LOC133964760 gene encoding meiotic recombination protein REC8 homolog: MFYYPAVLTHQTGCFSTIWLVATKGIRVTRRDFLKVNVKSTCDDIMNYVLQRVPPPRPGLPRPRFSLYLSSQLQYGVIVVYHRQCALLLEEVHTIMGQLVKRKKSKEIDIEEQNRQALLLPDALSLLEEAEGALDPLFGVMQEAVPSPRALMQIAEEYLRESSPELSEGSSPSPPAGAPRPRPPAAAAAAQDIGMTSSPDSITLREPNPLFIPIPEFEGVELVDHDLDTVDLLMAEADHFPEGDLEMLRDEIHRPRFYPCVSLQPTVLSGEEPTLLPQEEPVVSEERPGPPRGHITPVSEPVLPPPPSAGKRARPSLGLQSLHARKGPPPEVRRRRRRKRQLVFFDPETQIPQEALQQQIDNPLTETRRPPRPLPSSVARSAADLLNSPCTFLPEEVLSLWQQAANITPISGSDLQGGERGPESTDSEKERDREMVEVSEREEERLEHSPREVQRDLEEQENDISGLGTLSLEGSDQKERSREISPMHSLEKEGSIVSRSVSVLQDIPEVVDEFLERPAAESPGLLPDEDESAPVLFQSLLPPEADRPTVSIIFQKLLGIASSRKVRVQQREPYGDIWITPGPNYRDVLQTL; the protein is encoded by the exons ATGTTTTACTACCCCGCGGTGCTAACACATCAGACCGGATGTTTCTCTACAATCTG GCTCGTGGCCACCAAAGGGATCCGAGTTACTCGCAGAGATTTCCTAAAAGTGAACGTCAAAAGCACATG CGATGACATCATGAATTACGTGCTGCAGCGGGTCCCGCCCCCTCGACCTGGTCTGCCTCGACCTCGCTTCTCCCTGTACCTGTCCTCCCAGCTGCAGTACGGCGTCATCGTGGTCTACCATCGCCAGTGTGCTCTTCTCCTCG AGGAAGTTCACACCATCATGGGTCAGCTGGTGAAACGCAAGAAGTCCAAGGAAATTGATATAGAGGAGCAGAACAG ACAAGCTCTGCTGCTCCCGGATGCTCTGTCCCtcctggaggaggcagagggagctCTGGATCCTTTATTCGGAGTGATGCAGGAGGCCGTGCCGAGTCCCCGTGCACTGATGCAG atTGCAGAGGAGTATCTGAGAGAATCCTCTCCTGAGCTTTCTGAAGGAAGCAGCCCGTCTCCTCCTGCTGGtgctcctcgtcctcgtcctcctgctgctgctgctgctgcacaggacATTG GCATGACTTCATCTCCAGACTCCATCACCCTCAGAGAGCCCAATCCTCTCTTTATCCCCATTCCAGAG TTTGAGGGGGTGGAGCTTGTTGATCACGATCTAGACACTGTTGACTTACTCATGGCTGAAGCAGACCACTTTCCAGAAG GGGATTTGGAGATGTTGAGAGATGAG atCCACCGACCGCGTTTCTACCCCTGCGTCAGTTTACAGCCCACCGTTCTCTCCGGTGAAGAGCCGACGTTGTTGCCTCAGGAAGAGCCTGTCGTGTCAGAGGAGAGGCCGGGACCCCCCCGAGGCCACATCACCCCCGTGTCTGAGCCCGTCCTCCCGCCGCCGCCGTCCGCAGGGAAACGTGCGAGGCCCAGCCTGGGGTTACAG TCCCTGCATGCTCGGAAAGGGCCCCCtccagaggtgaggaggaggaggaggaggaagaggcagctGGTCTTCTTCGACCCGGAGACGCAGATCCCCCAGGAggcgctgcagcagcagatcgaCAACCCTCTGACTGAGACCAGACGTCCACCTCGCCCACTGCCCTCGTCTGTCGCTCGCTCTGCTGCTGATCTCCTCAACAGCCCATGCACCT TCTTGCCTGAAGAGGTGCTGTCTCTATGGCAACAGGCGGCGAATATCACGCCCATCTCCGGCTCGGACCTGCAGGGCGGAGAGAGAGGGCCCGAGTCCACGGActctgagaaagagagagatcgGGAGATGGTGGaggtgtcagagagagaggaggagagactggagcacAGCCCCAGAGAG gTCCAGAGAGATTTGGAAGAACAGGAGAATGATATTTCAG gCCTGGGTACGCTGAGCCTGGAGGGCTCTGACCAAAAGGAAAGATCTCGAGAGATCTCGCCCATGCACTCATTGGAGAAAGAAGG GTCCATTGTCTCTAGGTCTGTTTCCGTACTGCAGGACATCCCAGAGGTGGTGGACGAGTTTCTGGAGAGACCAGCAGCTGAGTCTCCAGG gTTATTGCCGGATGAGGATGAATCTGCACCTGTGCTTTTTCAGTCTCTCCTGCCGCCAGAGGCCGACCGCCCGACTGTCAGCATCATTTTTCAGAAGCTCCTGG GGATCGCCTCGTCCAGGAAAGTGCGTGTGCAGCAGCGGGAACCTTACGGCGACATTTGGATAACACCTGGACCCAACTACAGAGACGTGCTGCAGACTTTGTAA